The sequence GCCGAGGGTAACGTACATGGGGATGATGTGGATGCCGTAGCCGGCCGCCTCTTCCGGCAGAAGGTCACAGGTAGAATCCACCAGGATTTTCAACAAGGCACTCCCTCCTTTCCCCCGCCGATGCGCCGGCCAATTGTCAGGCCGGCCAATGTCCATTATAATGGCGCTATCATACACCCGGCCCGGAGGAAGGTTGTGTCAACCTTGAGCACCATCGGCGAACTGCGTCAGACGCTCCAGCGGTGGCTGGATGTCTCCGACCCCGAACAGGCCGTCTTCGCCTATTATATGCTCTATCACCCCGCCTCGCGCACCCGCCTGTACGTGACCTATGACCAGAGCGGCGAGATCGCCGGCGCACTGGCGGAATGCCTGACCGGCTATGACCTGTTCCGTCCCCTCTATGTCATGCTGGCGGAGAATGAGCCGGCCCTGCGCCAGTTGATACAGGAGATCGCCCCCCAGCGCCGGCCGGGCTATCTCCTGGGGCCAATGCATTATCTCCAGGTCTGGCGGGACTATTTTCTCCTGTCAGGTGAGGAGATCTTCCGCCTCTACGTGTTGGACGTCGCCAATTTCCAGCCCATCATCAATATCCTGGTGACGCGTGCCCAATCTCCCGATGGCCAGCCGCGCTACGAGATTCGCACTCCGAAAGACGAGGTGCTCGCCTTTGCCAGCGTCAACTGGCGCTCCCCGCAGTTCGCGGAGGTGGCGGTGCATGTGGAGCCGGCGGCCCAGGGCCGGCGCTGGGGGGAGTCGGTCGTGTCCGCGCTGTGCGCGGAGCTGGTGCGAGGGGGCGTGACGCCGCTGTACCTGGCCGGCGCGGTGAATCCGGCTTCTATCGCCCTGGCCGAGCGGGTTGGCTTTCAGGACACCGGCCGGCGGCTGGCCTTCGCCAGCGCCGAATGGCGCCCCACCGCTTGAGCGCCGGCTAAATGGCCAGCAGTTCCCTCACCGCCGCTACCAGGCTGGCAAAGCCGGCGTCCTTCACCACGTAGCGGTCGGCCCCGCAGGGCCTGGGTTGTTCATCGCCGGTGATGATGATGACGGGGATGGCGCTCCAACGCGCGTCCGCCTTCAGTTCCGCGCAGACCTCTGTGCCGTCCAGCTCCGGCATGCGGTTGTCCAGCGCGATCAGGTCAAAGGTTTCCGCCTGTGCCAGCTCCAGCGCCTGCCGGCCGTTCTCGGCCAGGATGACGCTGACGCCGGCGGCTTCCAGCGCCTTTTTCATCAGCGCCTGCAGCATCGGGCTGTCCTCGGCCACCAGCACCCTGGGCTTATCCATGGCCGCCTCTCCTTTCACATGCGCAGACGGGTTCCTTCGGGGTCGTAGAGCGGCCGGCGCACCACCCGCGCCGGGTGGCGCCCGCCGGCGCTGTCCAGGACGGTGACCGAGGTGCCTTCGCCGGCGTGTTCCAGCGGCAGGTAGCCGAAGGCCAGCGGATGCCCCACGCTGTGGCCGAAGGCGGCGCTGGTGACCTTCCCGACCTCTTTATCCTCCACGAGCAGGGCATCGCCGCTGGCCGGCACATAGGCGTCTTCCAACTGCAGGAGGGTCAGTTTCTCGGGAAAGCCGGCGGATTTGCGGCGGAGCAGGGCCTCGCGACCGATGAAGTCCCCCTTGTCCAGCTTGACGGTCCAGCCCAGGCCAACCTCGTAAGGGGTGCGGCCGCCGGCGAAGTCCAGCCGCATGATGTAGCCCTTTTCCAGCCGCAGGCTGAAGGCCGCCGCCATGCCGCAAAGGGCCATATCGTAGGGTTTGCCGGCCGTGGTGATGGCCTCCCAGAGGTCATGGGCGTGCTCCGCCGGCACCAGCACCTCATATCCCAGCTCACCGGTATAGCCGGTGCGGGAGATGTAGGCGCGGATGCCGGCCACATGCGCCGGCATGCCCCACATGTAGCCCAGCGCATCGAGCGGTTCCTCGGTGATGGAGCCAAGGATCTGGCGGGAAAGGGGGCCTTGCACGGCCAGCAGGGCACTGCCCGAGGAAACATCGGTGACCGCGACGTTCAGGCCCTCGCTCCAGCGCAGGAGCCATTCGTATTCGGGCCGGGCGTTGGCCGCGTTACTGCCCCAGGCGGTCATGAGCATGTAATGCGATTCGCCCAGGCGGTAGACGGTGATGTCGGAGAAGATGCTCCCATCTTCCAAGAGCATGGTGGTGTAGAGGACCTTATTGACCGGCATGCCGGCGGCGTCGTTGACAATGACCTTCTGCACCAGGCGCAGGGCATCGGGGCCCTGGATCTCGATCTCGCCGGTGGTGGACCAGTCGAAGACGCCGGCGCGCTGGCGCACCGCCAGATGTTCCTCGCGCGGGCTGGTGAAGATGTTGGGCACCTCCCACCCCTGCACCACGGTCCACTGCGGGCCGGCTTGCTGGATGTCGCAGTAGAAGGGGGAGCGCTTCATAGCAGGGCCTCCTTGTTTAGAAAACGGCCGGCGTGATGGCGGAGATAAACACCGCCTCCTCATCTCCTAACGCGCAGATGCTCTGTAATTGGGAGCCGTCGAAGTAGATGCTGTCCCCTGGCTCCAGCTCGTAGGCGTTGTCCGCCAGCTCCACCCGGATGCGGCCTTCCAGCACCAGCAGGCACTCTTCTGTGCTGTGGCTCATCGGATGCGCAACGTTGCCCTGGGAGGGGTGGATGCGGCCGATGAACATCTCCATTTTGCGGTTCAGGTCGGGGGTGAGGAGTTCATAGGTGACCTGGGAGCGGGGCAGGGTGAGCTTTTTCCGCTCGTGCCGGCGCACCACCGGGCGGTGCTCCTGCTCGTCCGAAAGGAAGTAGAAGACGGGCACCTCCAGCGCCTCTGCGATGCGGCGCAGGGATTTGATGGATGGGTCCGCCAGCTCGCGCTCGATCTGGCTCAGGAAGCTGGCTGTGACGCCGGCCTTCTCCGCGACCTCGCGGAGGCTCATGTGCAGTTCGGTCCGTCTTCTGCGGATTCGTTCACCAATCACCATGCAGTCCTCTCCTTTGTATCACGTCTGCTCGATGCCGAGTCGACTGCCGACAAAGCCCGGCTGGCCACAGATGAAGCGGCGCACGTCCAGGGGCCGCCGGCCGGCGAGCTGAACCCGCTCCAGCATCAGCATTCCGCTCCCGGTGACGACGCCGATCCCCTGCGGCAGTGCCAGCACCGTACCTGGCTCGGGAGGCCCCTTGGTACCAGGGAGTGGGACGTTCGCGTTCAGCGGCCATGCCGAATGGATCAGCAGACGCTGTCCCCGATAGAATGTAAAAGTGCCGGGCCATGGGGAAAAGGCGCGGCACCGGCGTGCCAGCTCCTCCGCCGGCAGAGTCCAATCCAGCAGTCCGTCGGCCTTGCGCAGAC comes from Anaerolineae bacterium and encodes:
- a CDS encoding GNAT family N-acetyltransferase, which codes for MSTLSTIGELRQTLQRWLDVSDPEQAVFAYYMLYHPASRTRLYVTYDQSGEIAGALAECLTGYDLFRPLYVMLAENEPALRQLIQEIAPQRRPGYLLGPMHYLQVWRDYFLLSGEEIFRLYVLDVANFQPIINILVTRAQSPDGQPRYEIRTPKDEVLAFASVNWRSPQFAEVAVHVEPAAQGRRWGESVVSALCAELVRGGVTPLYLAGAVNPASIALAERVGFQDTGRRLAFASAEWRPTA
- a CDS encoding helix-turn-helix transcriptional regulator — its product is MIGERIRRRRTELHMSLREVAEKAGVTASFLSQIERELADPSIKSLRRIAEALEVPVFYFLSDEQEHRPVVRRHERKKLTLPRSQVTYELLTPDLNRKMEMFIGRIHPSQGNVAHPMSHSTEECLLVLEGRIRVELADNAYELEPGDSIYFDGSQLQSICALGDEEAVFISAITPAVF
- a CDS encoding aminomethyl transferase family protein, which codes for MKRSPFYCDIQQAGPQWTVVQGWEVPNIFTSPREEHLAVRQRAGVFDWSTTGEIEIQGPDALRLVQKVIVNDAAGMPVNKVLYTTMLLEDGSIFSDITVYRLGESHYMLMTAWGSNAANARPEYEWLLRWSEGLNVAVTDVSSGSALLAVQGPLSRQILGSITEEPLDALGYMWGMPAHVAGIRAYISRTGYTGELGYEVLVPAEHAHDLWEAITTAGKPYDMALCGMAAAFSLRLEKGYIMRLDFAGGRTPYEVGLGWTVKLDKGDFIGREALLRRKSAGFPEKLTLLQLEDAYVPASGDALLVEDKEVGKVTSAAFGHSVGHPLAFGYLPLEHAGEGTSVTVLDSAGGRHPARVVRRPLYDPEGTRLRM
- a CDS encoding response regulator, giving the protein MDKPRVLVAEDSPMLQALMKKALEAAGVSVILAENGRQALELAQAETFDLIALDNRMPELDGTEVCAELKADARWSAIPVIIITGDEQPRPCGADRYVVKDAGFASLVAAVRELLAI